In a genomic window of Chrysiogenia bacterium:
- a CDS encoding acyl-CoA dehydrogenase family protein, with amino-acid sequence RNFQGERLIAAQMSNMRARRAMEDTWRYMGERKIFGRYQREFQELRHWMADMLAHLLGMESFTYEVTKRYIEEEDPPSKVVSMVKYYSTELSHHITDRCLQIHGGMGYMDETPISRAWRDGRLSTIGGGASEVMKEVIVKEIVREAGGAEDNSLYSPEEIELKKQATRFIREKIMPRIEEWESKGEMPKSVFQEFGEQGYLGIRADEKYGGANMTETGVLALADAIETSTSAGLGAAIMMHAGIVTGVVNKLATDEVKDRILPGAVKGDLVGAMALTEPGAGSDLSSLQTTAKKDGDHYVLNGTKIFITNGCWCDFALVLCRSEEGSKGYKGMSVLLVEKGTPGFSVSRRIDTVGWKPSQTGELVFEDCRVPAGNLIGTEGRGFQQVMGFLNWERVMMAYQSVRKAELALKMTQKYVMERQQFGRPIATFQNVRQRIADMATRIEVGRSLAKEAVRRYMADDDAEAFVASAKLLCCQDAQEIIDDCLQLHGGYGYTMEFPIQRLWRDHRLFTIGGGTNEVQREILAKILDA; translated from the coding sequence GCGCAACTTCCAGGGAGAGCGCCTGATCGCCGCGCAGATGAGCAACATGCGCGCGCGCCGCGCCATGGAAGACACCTGGCGCTACATGGGCGAGCGCAAGATCTTCGGCCGCTACCAGCGCGAGTTCCAGGAACTGCGCCACTGGATGGCCGACATGCTCGCCCACCTGCTCGGCATGGAGTCCTTCACCTACGAGGTGACCAAGCGCTACATCGAGGAGGAGGACCCGCCCAGCAAGGTGGTCTCCATGGTGAAGTACTACTCCACCGAACTCTCGCACCACATCACCGACCGCTGCCTGCAGATTCACGGCGGCATGGGTTACATGGACGAGACTCCGATCTCGCGCGCGTGGCGCGACGGCCGCCTTTCCACCATCGGCGGCGGCGCCAGCGAGGTGATGAAGGAAGTCATCGTCAAGGAAATCGTGCGCGAGGCCGGCGGCGCCGAGGACAATTCCCTCTATAGCCCCGAAGAGATCGAGCTCAAGAAGCAGGCGACGCGCTTCATTCGCGAAAAGATCATGCCGCGCATCGAGGAATGGGAGAGCAAGGGCGAGATGCCCAAGAGCGTCTTCCAGGAATTCGGCGAGCAGGGCTACCTGGGCATCCGCGCCGACGAGAAATACGGCGGCGCGAACATGACCGAGACCGGCGTGCTGGCGCTGGCCGACGCCATCGAGACCTCCACCTCGGCGGGCCTTGGCGCGGCCATCATGATGCACGCGGGCATCGTCACCGGCGTGGTGAACAAGTTGGCCACCGATGAAGTGAAGGACAGGATTCTTCCCGGCGCGGTCAAGGGCGACCTCGTTGGCGCCATGGCGCTGACCGAACCGGGTGCGGGCTCGGATCTCTCCTCGCTGCAGACCACGGCGAAGAAGGACGGCGACCACTACGTGCTCAACGGCACGAAGATCTTCATCACCAACGGCTGCTGGTGCGACTTCGCCCTGGTGCTCTGCCGCTCCGAGGAGGGCAGCAAGGGATACAAGGGCATGAGCGTGCTGCTCGTCGAGAAGGGCACGCCCGGATTCTCCGTGAGCCGCCGCATCGACACCGTGGGCTGGAAACCCTCCCAGACCGGCGAGCTGGTCTTCGAGGACTGCCGCGTTCCCGCCGGCAACCTCATCGGCACCGAGGGCCGCGGCTTCCAGCAGGTCATGGGCTTTCTCAACTGGGAGCGCGTGATGATGGCCTACCAGAGCGTGCGCAAGGCCGAGCTGGCCCTGAAAATGACCCAGAAGTACGTTATGGAGCGCCAGCAGTTCGGGCGCCCCATTGCCACCTTCCAGAATGTGCGCCAGCGAATCGCCGACATGGCCACGCGAATCGAGGTGGGCCGCTCGCTGGCAAAGGAGGCGGTCCGGCGCTATATGGCTGACGACGACGCCGAGGCATTCGTCGCCTCGGCCAAGTTGCTGTGTTGCCAGGACGCGCAGGAAATCATCGACGATTGCCTGCAGCTCCACGGCGGATACGGCTATACGATGGAGTTCCCGATCCAGCGCCTGTGGCGCGATCACCGGCTCTTCACCATCGGCGGCGGCACCAACGAGGTCCAGCGCGAGATTCTCGCCAAAATCCTCGACGCCTAG